A genomic segment from Wolbachia endosymbiont of Ctenocephalides felis wCfeF encodes:
- a CDS encoding Na(+)/H(+) antiporter subunit C1: MTLYNYTIIIILMMLGLYTIINDKNLIKKMIGVNVFQASVLLFYISLGYIKSSLPPILVSNFYLYSNPIPHVLMLTAIVVGIATFSVGLSIAVKIEEKYGIIDQDQHM; the protein is encoded by the coding sequence ATGACTTTATATAATTATACAATTATTATTATATTAATGATGCTAGGTTTGTATACTATCATAAATGATAAAAATCTAATCAAGAAAATGATAGGGGTAAACGTTTTCCAAGCATCTGTTCTGTTATTCTACATATCTTTAGGATATATAAAAAGCTCTTTGCCTCCTATACTAGTTTCAAATTTTTATTTATATAGCAATCCTATACCGCATGTTTTAATGCTCACTGCCATAGTAGTTGGCATTGCAACATTTTCAGTTGGATTGTCTATAGCAGTAAAAATAGAAGAAAAATATGGAATAATTGACCAAGACCAACATATGTGA